A stretch of the Nothobranchius furzeri strain GRZ-AD chromosome 5, NfurGRZ-RIMD1, whole genome shotgun sequence genome encodes the following:
- the LOC107373092 gene encoding G2/M phase-specific E3 ubiquitin-protein ligase-like isoform X2, with protein MQRICGEIIATSLVQAGPAPNFFSTWSYHFLRHGQITNEDVPEVTDTAIQNLIQEVERAEEDALTDLSDAIVACGYTGPIHSDRKRAIIEAISLHSVMRLIPMLSQLREGLAI; from the exons ATGCAAAG GATCTGTGGGGAGATCATTGCCACCAGCTTGGTTCAAGCAGGACCAGCACCGAATTTCTTTTCTACTTGGTCTTACCATTTCTTGCGTCATGGACAAATAACAAATGAAGATGTGCCAGAGGTGACTGATACGGCAATCCAGAACCTGATTCAGGAG GTCGAACGTGCCGAAGAAGACGCACTGACAGACCTTTCTGATGCCATTGTAGCATGTGGCTACACCGGTCCAATTCACAGCGATCGCAAAAGGGCCATCATTGA GGCCATCAGTTTGCATTCGGTGATGAGACTCATACCGATGCTAAGTCAGCTTAGAGAAGGACTGGCCATCTAG
- the LOC107373092 gene encoding G2/M phase-specific E3 ubiquitin-protein ligase-like isoform X1, with product MQRQNPKYSISYYQENRYRYVQYDAALQCNLACFVFRICGEIIATSLVQAGPAPNFFSTWSYHFLRHGQITNEDVPEVTDTAIQNLIQEVERAEEDALTDLSDAIVACGYTGPIHSDRKRAIIEAISLHSVMRLIPMLSQLREGLAI from the exons ATGCAAAGGCAAAACCCCAAATATAGTATCTCTTACTACCAGGAAAACAGATACAGGTATGTACAGTATGATGCTGCTCTGCAGTGTAACTTGGCTTGTTTTGTGTTCAGGATCTGTGGGGAGATCATTGCCACCAGCTTGGTTCAAGCAGGACCAGCACCGAATTTCTTTTCTACTTGGTCTTACCATTTCTTGCGTCATGGACAAATAACAAATGAAGATGTGCCAGAGGTGACTGATACGGCAATCCAGAACCTGATTCAGGAG GTCGAACGTGCCGAAGAAGACGCACTGACAGACCTTTCTGATGCCATTGTAGCATGTGGCTACACCGGTCCAATTCACAGCGATCGCAAAAGGGCCATCATTGA GGCCATCAGTTTGCATTCGGTGATGAGACTCATACCGATGCTAAGTCAGCTTAGAGAAGGACTGGCCATCTAG